The following are encoded together in the Raineyella sp. LH-20 genome:
- a CDS encoding CbiQ family ECF transporter T component, with the protein MTVGRRTSAHDPRHPRDLHPVAWWWWALGLGIAASRTDNPVLLVLLALVAGLVVTLKRSDAPWARAYALFVRIALVVLGLRVVIQAVLATQTQGTHVLVTLPLVPLPDWVVGIKLGGPVTWEALLSSVYAGGQLAVILICFGAANALAAPRRMLRLAPAALYEVQVALVVALSFAPQLVIDARRVHHARRLRGRRVRARDFFRTTAMPVLESALDRSVDLAAAMDARGYGRMRQLAGPRRRMISALSLLGALGLLVGLYGLLSASIGPALSLGAVIAGVALVTGALLAGRTRAVRTRYRPDPWALPEWLVAGSGALVAGVLVWCSLRGVGGLTMPGALAVPPLHPLPLVAVLVGLLPAVAAPYAPGTAPYAPDAAPYAPGTVPDPVPPATEPPTEMVS; encoded by the coding sequence GTGACCGTCGGCCGCCGTACGAGCGCCCACGACCCACGCCACCCGCGGGACCTGCACCCGGTGGCGTGGTGGTGGTGGGCGCTCGGCCTCGGCATCGCGGCGAGCCGTACGGACAACCCGGTGCTGCTCGTCCTGCTGGCGCTGGTCGCCGGCCTGGTGGTGACGTTGAAGCGCTCCGACGCACCGTGGGCGCGGGCGTACGCCCTGTTCGTCCGGATCGCCCTGGTGGTGCTGGGGCTGCGGGTGGTGATCCAGGCGGTCCTCGCCACCCAGACCCAGGGCACCCACGTCCTGGTCACCCTGCCGCTCGTGCCGCTGCCGGACTGGGTGGTGGGGATCAAGCTCGGCGGCCCGGTCACCTGGGAGGCGCTGCTGTCGTCGGTGTACGCCGGCGGGCAGCTGGCGGTGATCCTGATCTGCTTCGGCGCGGCGAACGCGCTGGCCGCGCCGCGCCGGATGCTGCGGCTCGCCCCGGCCGCCCTGTACGAGGTGCAGGTCGCCCTGGTGGTGGCGCTGTCCTTCGCTCCGCAGCTGGTGATCGATGCGCGGCGGGTGCACCACGCCCGCCGGCTGCGCGGCCGCCGGGTGCGGGCCCGGGACTTCTTCCGGACCACGGCGATGCCGGTGCTCGAGTCCGCCCTCGACCGCTCGGTCGACCTGGCCGCCGCGATGGATGCCCGCGGCTACGGCCGGATGCGGCAGCTGGCCGGCCCGCGGCGCCGGATGATCAGCGCCCTCAGCCTGCTCGGCGCGCTGGGCCTGCTGGTCGGCCTGTACGGCCTGCTGTCGGCGTCGATCGGGCCGGCCCTGTCGCTGGGCGCGGTCATCGCGGGCGTCGCCCTCGTCACCGGCGCGCTGCTGGCCGGCCGCACCCGGGCCGTCCGGACCCGCTACCGGCCCGACCCGTGGGCGCTGCCGGAATGGCTCGTCGCCGGCTCCGGGGCGCTGGTCGCCGGGGTGCTGGTCTGGTGCTCGCTGCGCGGCGTCGGCGGGCTCACCATGCCGGGCGCCCTGGCGGTCCCGCCGCTGCATCCGCTGCCCCTGGTCGCCGTCCTGGTCGGGCTGCTGCCCGCGGTCGCGGCGCCGTACGCCCCGGGCACTGCACCGTACGCTCCGGATGCTGCACCTTACGCCCCGGGTACCGTGCCCGATCCCGTTCCTCCCGCCACCGAACCGCCCACGGAGATGGTCTCGTGA
- a CDS encoding SCO2322 family protein, translated as MSVRHHPSRHRWALVTLAALALFVAPLGTGVARAEDGYRYWGFYQADNGQWTFSQTAPGTTTPADGSVQGWRFAVSGATSSRPPRTIPPFNEICGKVRPVDGQKRVGLIIDPGTAEDAPQGTTPGQVTATCVVAPTDATATQVLQAATDVRTDSSGMVCGVAGFPATGCGDPVADITVPSTEPAVVPSLTAAAGNAAPATPVWAWVTVGVIVVLLAGAGVVVARRRRTA; from the coding sequence ATGTCCGTCCGTCATCACCCGTCCCGCCATCGCTGGGCGCTCGTCACTCTTGCCGCGCTCGCCCTCTTCGTGGCGCCGCTCGGCACCGGGGTGGCTCGTGCCGAGGACGGCTACCGCTACTGGGGCTTCTATCAGGCGGACAACGGCCAGTGGACGTTCTCCCAGACCGCCCCGGGCACCACCACCCCGGCCGACGGATCGGTCCAGGGCTGGCGATTCGCCGTCTCCGGCGCCACCAGCTCCCGCCCGCCGCGGACGATCCCGCCGTTCAACGAGATCTGCGGCAAGGTGCGCCCGGTCGACGGGCAGAAGCGGGTCGGGCTGATCATCGACCCGGGCACGGCGGAGGATGCCCCGCAGGGCACGACCCCCGGCCAGGTGACGGCGACGTGCGTGGTCGCCCCGACCGACGCGACCGCCACCCAGGTGCTGCAGGCCGCGACCGACGTACGGACCGACTCCAGCGGGATGGTCTGTGGCGTCGCGGGCTTCCCGGCCACCGGCTGCGGTGACCCGGTCGCCGACATCACCGTGCCGTCGACCGAGCCGGCCGTCGTCCCGTCGCTGACCGCCGCGGCCGGCAACGCCGCCCCGGCCACCCCGGTGTGGGCCTGGGTCACCGTCGGCGTGATCGTCGTCCTCCTCGCCGGCGCCGGCGTCGTCGTCGCCCGCCGGCGTCGTACGGCCTGA
- a CDS encoding sulfite exporter TauE/SafE family protein, protein MAPLDVIVIIVAGLAAGTINTVVGSGTLITFPTLLFLGYPPVAANISNSLGLSFSGLTATQGARAEMDAVGPVVRLMLPAQLLGSALGAGLLLVLPPEAFTAIVPVLIVLAALLVVLGRRINGWLGLHRADAPLSGGRRVGLLVGALFTGAYGGYFGAAQGVLLIGLLSALTGLSLLRINVVKNILAPAANFLAALVFVVVAWHQVRWAVAGLLAIGALGGGWLGARIGRRLPPAVLRAFIVLVSVVAVVKLVWFG, encoded by the coding sequence GTGGCGCCCCTTGACGTGATCGTGATCATCGTGGCCGGCCTCGCCGCGGGCACCATCAACACCGTCGTCGGGTCCGGCACGCTGATCACCTTTCCGACGCTGCTGTTCCTCGGCTATCCGCCCGTCGCGGCCAACATCTCCAACAGCCTCGGGCTCAGTTTCAGCGGCCTGACCGCGACCCAGGGTGCCCGGGCCGAGATGGATGCGGTGGGGCCGGTGGTCCGTCTGATGCTGCCGGCCCAGCTCCTCGGGTCGGCCCTCGGCGCCGGGCTGCTGCTCGTGCTGCCGCCGGAGGCATTCACCGCGATCGTGCCGGTGCTGATCGTTCTCGCCGCACTGCTGGTGGTCCTCGGCCGTCGGATCAACGGCTGGCTCGGCCTGCACCGGGCCGATGCCCCCTTGTCGGGCGGCCGCCGGGTGGGCCTGCTCGTCGGTGCTCTCTTCACCGGCGCGTACGGGGGCTATTTCGGCGCCGCCCAGGGCGTCCTGCTGATCGGGCTGCTCAGCGCCCTCACCGGCCTGTCGCTGCTGAGGATCAACGTGGTGAAGAACATCCTGGCGCCGGCGGCGAACTTCCTCGCCGCCCTGGTGTTCGTGGTCGTCGCCTGGCACCAGGTGCGCTGGGCGGTCGCCGGACTGCTAGCGATCGGGGCGCTCGGCGGCGGCTGGCTGGGGGCCCGGATCGGCCGTCGCCTGCCGCCGGCCGTGCTGCGGGCGTTCATCGTGCTGGTCAGTGTGGTGGCCGTGGTCAAGCTGGTCTGGTTCGGCTGA